Proteins encoded within one genomic window of Aquarana catesbeiana isolate 2022-GZ linkage group LG03, ASM4218655v1, whole genome shotgun sequence:
- the LOC141134436 gene encoding putative olfactory receptor 2B8 has translation MTWNYTKVEEFILLGLTSKPDLQIVLFVIILTIYMISLLGNVLIIVVSRISLRLHTPMYFFLSNLSFLDLSFTTSVVPKMLINLLSPKNGISFGACFTQMVVHMCLGGSECCLLLAMAYDRYVAICRPLHYTTIMHPCLCIKMASGCWITGFLNSLIHMFFALRLSFCGPNAINHFFCEIPSVLELSCTDASLNRTIIFFCAMTLVMGPFFLILITYGYIIFNILKITTSTGRKKAFSTCASHMTVVTLFYGTIIFMYMRPGDTHVAHQDKMATLFYSVVTPMLNPLIYTLRNKDVKGVLLGIVRKKHVPE, from the coding sequence ATGACATGGAATTACACGAAAGTTGAAGAATTCATTCTTTTGGGGCTTACAAGCAAACCGGACTTGCAGATTGTTTTATTTGTAATCATTCTTACCATTTATATGATATCCCTTCTGGGGAATGTCCTTATTATTGTTGTCAGCAGGATAAGCCTCCGTCTCCATACACCAATGTATTTCTTCTTGAGTAACTTATCATTTTTGGACCTTTCGTTCACCACCAGCGTAGTTCCCAAAATGCTTATAAACCTTTTATCACCTAAGAATGGTATATCATTTGGCGCTTGTTTCACTCAAATGGTTGTGCACATGTGTTTAGGAGGTTCGGAATGCTGCCTTCTCTTAGCAATGGCTTATGATCGCTATGTGGCTATATGTAGACCATTACACTATACCACCATTATGCATCCATGTTTATGCATTAAAATGGCGAGTGGCTGTTGGATCACAGGCTTTCTAAACTCATTAATACACATGTTCTTTGCATTGCGATTGTCATTTTGTGGCCCAAATGCCATTAACCATTTCTTCTGTGAGATACCATCTGTCCTGGAGCTATCCTGTACAGATGCTTCTCTTAACAGGACCATTATTTTCTTCTGTGCTATGACATTGGTCATGGGCCCATTTTTCCTCATTCTTATAACGTATGGGTACATTATTTTCAATATACTTAAAATCACTACATCCACGGGACGAAAGAAGGCTTTCTCCACTTGTGCTTCACATATGACGGTAGTCACTTTATTTTATGGTACAATCATTTTTATGTACATGAGACCGGGAGACACTCATGTAGCCCACCAGGACAAAATGGCCACCTTGTTCTATAGTGTTGTGACTCCAATGCTGAACCCTCTCATCTACACCTTAAGAAACAAGGATGTTAAAGGGGTTTTGCTGGGGATTGTGAGAAAAAAGCATGTGCCGGAATAG